A region from the Nostoc sp. HK-01 genome encodes:
- a CDS encoding heme oxygenase, which yields MSSNLAIKLRSGTQKAHTAAENVGFMKCFLKGVVDKDCFAKFLGNLYFVYTELETALASHQNNPVIGGMYFPELNRRAALETDMVFYYGNDWRNLITPSNNAKKYIARIQELSASAPALLIGHAYTRYMGDLSGGQMLQKIAQSTLKLSSYEGTSFYNFDQIPDKKAFKDKYRDALNAVPVDDATAESIVAEANYAFSLNMQMAEELEGSLIRAIGQVLFNNLTGSHNPGSTEAAATN from the coding sequence ATGAGTAGCAATCTAGCCATAAAACTGCGTTCTGGTACGCAAAAAGCTCATACAGCAGCAGAAAATGTCGGATTCATGAAATGTTTTCTCAAAGGTGTTGTAGATAAAGACTGCTTTGCGAAGTTTCTTGGCAACTTGTATTTTGTGTACACCGAACTAGAAACAGCCTTAGCCAGTCACCAAAACAATCCTGTGATTGGTGGGATGTACTTTCCTGAACTGAATCGCCGGGCAGCTTTAGAAACCGACATGGTATTTTACTATGGCAACGACTGGCGAAATTTAATCACACCTTCCAACAATGCCAAAAAGTACATCGCCCGTATTCAAGAATTATCTGCATCTGCACCTGCTTTATTAATCGGTCATGCCTACACCCGCTACATGGGCGACCTTTCTGGTGGTCAGATGTTACAAAAAATTGCCCAGTCAACCCTCAAGCTGTCTAGCTACGAAGGTACATCTTTTTATAACTTTGACCAAATTCCCGACAAAAAAGCCTTTAAAGACAAATACCGGGATGCTTTAAACGCTGTACCTGTTGATGATGCCACAGCCGAAAGCATTGTAGCTGAAGCCAATTATGCCTTTAGTTTGAATATGCAAATGGCGGAGGAACTAGAAGGAAGTTTAATTAGAGCGATCGGTCAAGTACTATTTAATAACCTGACTGGTTCTCATAACCCAGGTAGCACTGAAGCCGCCGCCACTAATTAA
- a CDS encoding GTP cyclohydrolase I: MTNDTSEVKYGERNIAEGNLITFPNPRVGRRYDINITLPEFTCKCPFSGYPDFATIYITYIPDERVVELKALKLYINSYRDRYISHEESANQILDDIVAACDPLEITVKADFSPRGNVHTVIEVRHQKASAN, encoded by the coding sequence ATGACCAATGACACATCAGAAGTTAAGTATGGCGAACGCAACATTGCGGAAGGTAATTTAATTACCTTTCCCAATCCGCGAGTAGGTAGGCGATATGATATCAACATTACTTTGCCGGAATTTACCTGTAAATGTCCGTTTTCCGGCTATCCTGACTTTGCCACCATTTATATTACATACATACCAGATGAACGGGTAGTAGAATTAAAAGCCCTCAAGCTTTACATTAACAGTTACCGCGATCGCTATATCTCCCACGAAGAATCTGCCAATCAAATTTTAGATGACATAGTAGCAGCTTGTGATCCGCTAGAAATTACTGTAAAAGCAGATTTTTCTCCGCGTGGTAACGTACATACAGTTATTGAAGTACGCCATCAAAAAGCATCAGCGAATTAA
- a CDS encoding zinc/iron permease: protein MFPLWLKAGFWGLVGGSALLLGSAVGYYAKIPQRAIAAVMAFGAGVLISALAFELMDEAYQRGGFDSTAIGFVGGAVVYTAANWLLSYQGAKHRKRSGKQQPSEAENSGSGVAIAVGALLDGIPESIVIGVSMIDGGVVSWVTVAAVFLSNVPEGLSSAAGMKKAGRSTAYIFGVWGGIALISGIAALVGYALFSHFSQEIIAATTAVAAGAILAMITDTMIPEAFEQAHDFAGLIVVFGFLAAFVLSKLG from the coding sequence ATGTTTCCACTTTGGTTAAAAGCAGGTTTCTGGGGTTTGGTTGGTGGTTCAGCGTTGTTACTGGGTTCAGCAGTAGGTTACTACGCCAAAATCCCCCAAAGAGCGATCGCCGCAGTTATGGCTTTTGGTGCTGGGGTGTTAATTTCAGCACTAGCATTTGAACTCATGGATGAAGCTTATCAGCGTGGTGGCTTTGACTCCACCGCCATTGGATTTGTTGGTGGTGCAGTTGTCTATACAGCTGCAAACTGGCTACTTTCCTATCAAGGTGCAAAGCATCGTAAGCGTTCAGGAAAACAGCAACCATCAGAAGCAGAAAATAGTGGAAGTGGAGTGGCGATCGCAGTTGGTGCTTTACTGGACGGTATCCCCGAATCTATCGTCATCGGTGTCAGTATGATTGACGGCGGAGTGGTCAGTTGGGTAACTGTGGCGGCGGTGTTTCTCTCCAACGTTCCCGAAGGTCTTTCTAGTGCTGCGGGGATGAAAAAAGCCGGGCGTTCTACGGCTTATATTTTTGGCGTATGGGGAGGAATTGCCTTAATTTCTGGCATAGCTGCGCTGGTTGGTTACGCTTTATTCAGCCACTTTTCACAAGAAATTATCGCTGCAACTACTGCTGTAGCCGCTGGTGCTATTTTGGCGATGATTACAGACACCATGATTCCCGAAGCTTTTGAGCAAGCCCATGATTTTGCTGGGCTAATTGTCGTTTTTGGATTTTTGGCTGCTTTTGTTTTA
- a CDS encoding manganese containing catalase, with product MFFHKKEPIHSVNISEPNPRFAQLLLEQFGGATGELTAALQYWVQSFHVENAGIKDMLQDIAIEEFGHLEMVGKLIESHTKNTDQTEVYKSTLFAIRGIGPHFLDSQGNSWTASYINEGGDVVRDLRANIAAEAGARQTYEELIKLATDQGTKNTLVHLLTREISHTQMFMKALDSLGKLTDPFFGNIQPDETVNIYYNLSSNGNGHDERGPWNSEPAFKYIANPLESKTN from the coding sequence ATGTTTTTTCATAAAAAAGAGCCAATTCATTCTGTCAATATTAGTGAACCCAATCCTCGATTTGCTCAGTTACTTCTTGAGCAATTTGGTGGTGCAACTGGAGAACTAACTGCTGCTCTCCAATATTGGGTGCAATCTTTTCATGTGGAAAATGCTGGAATTAAAGATATGTTGCAAGATATTGCCATTGAAGAATTCGGGCATTTAGAGATGGTTGGTAAACTTATCGAGTCTCATACTAAAAATACAGATCAAACAGAGGTTTATAAAAGTACTCTGTTTGCTATTCGTGGTATTGGGCCTCACTTTTTAGATAGCCAAGGAAATTCTTGGACAGCCAGCTATATCAATGAAGGTGGCGATGTAGTTCGTGATTTGAGAGCTAATATTGCAGCTGAAGCTGGCGCTCGCCAAACTTACGAAGAGCTAATTAAATTAGCAACAGATCAAGGTACAAAAAATACTTTGGTACATCTATTAACGCGAGAAATTTCGCATACCCAGATGTTTATGAAAGCTCTCGATTCACTGGGTAAATTGACAGATCCATTTTTTGGTAATATACAACCCGATGAAACGGTGAATATTTACTACAATCTGTCAAGTAATGGCAATGGTCACGATGAGCGCGGCCCTTGGAATTCTGAACCTGCTTTCAAATACATTGCTAACCCTTTAGAAAGCAAAACTAACTAA
- a CDS encoding Cl- channel voltage-gated family protein, producing MNLHLITPNTSFFAPEIPFYLLLGILAGLGGILFNRGVLASLGFYSRFGQISLSWRIGLAGLVTGFALVALPPVFRDNAGLRELLLAGDANWQMVALVFCIQFLLILFTYGSGAPAGLLVPTLALGAALGYLVGIWEHHWLGLSLATTYARVGMGAFFSGVARVPITAVIIVFEMTTDFNLVLPLMIVSVTAYLVAELFDAGSLYDKLLEFKGIHLAKQGTNQGPWLELKAADVMQRHVETLSSRMRLDEALQAFSQSSHRGFPVLADGKLVGILTQKDVANLSQRGLNGDRLVAEAMTPAPITTYSKDTLAHVLHLLNHYNLSSLPVVEGRRLVGIITRSDIIRTEAAYLNTQEDLAVPNSEPSQIIYCIRVPETGQGRLLVPLCNPKTADKLLQMAVAIARDRHYEIECLHVIVVPRHQPLTEAKVSMRVGQRLLLQAMRLGQAWDVPVHTQIRIAHNLSSAILQTIQDRHINMVLMGWKGGTTTPGRVFSRVVDTMIRQAACEVVLVKLNDQSHFERWLVPMAGGPNSQQAIALIPALTSLSKTPTVNLCQVFELEATKPDTTSLTKAANFLQQHLHGAVITTPVHATSVPDAVLEYAKHNQSDVIVLGASREGLLQQVVHGNIPATISRHSQQTVILVRAIST from the coding sequence TTGAACTTGCATTTAATTACGCCTAACACCAGTTTTTTTGCCCCGGAGATTCCTTTCTATTTACTCTTGGGGATTTTAGCTGGGTTGGGAGGCATATTATTTAATCGTGGTGTGCTTGCCAGCCTGGGTTTTTATAGTCGGTTTGGGCAAATTAGCTTATCTTGGCGCATTGGCCTAGCTGGGCTGGTCACGGGTTTTGCCTTGGTCGCACTTCCACCTGTTTTTCGGGACAACGCTGGATTGCGAGAACTGTTGTTAGCGGGTGATGCTAACTGGCAAATGGTAGCGCTGGTATTCTGTATTCAATTTTTGCTGATCCTTTTCACTTATGGTTCTGGTGCGCCGGCAGGCTTGCTAGTACCGACTTTAGCCTTGGGAGCAGCATTAGGTTATTTAGTAGGAATTTGGGAACATCACTGGCTGGGATTGAGTTTGGCGACAACGTACGCGCGGGTGGGAATGGGGGCATTTTTCTCTGGAGTTGCCAGAGTACCGATTACAGCAGTCATCATTGTCTTTGAGATGACTACTGATTTTAATTTGGTGTTGCCACTAATGATTGTCTCCGTCACGGCTTATCTAGTAGCAGAACTGTTTGATGCGGGGTCACTATACGATAAATTACTGGAATTTAAAGGCATTCATCTGGCTAAACAAGGCACAAACCAAGGGCCTTGGCTAGAGCTAAAAGCTGCTGATGTAATGCAGCGTCATGTAGAAACTCTGTCTAGCCGGATGAGATTGGATGAAGCATTGCAGGCGTTTTCCCAATCTTCTCACCGGGGCTTTCCGGTATTGGCAGATGGTAAACTAGTGGGTATTTTGACGCAAAAAGATGTAGCTAATCTTTCTCAGAGAGGCTTGAATGGCGATCGCTTGGTAGCAGAAGCAATGACCCCAGCGCCGATCACTACTTATTCAAAAGATACTCTGGCGCATGTTTTACATTTGCTCAATCACTACAACTTGAGCAGTTTACCAGTTGTTGAAGGACGGCGTTTGGTAGGGATTATTACCCGCAGTGATATTATTCGCACAGAAGCAGCCTATCTCAACACCCAAGAAGACTTGGCAGTTCCAAACTCAGAACCATCGCAAATCATTTACTGTATCCGTGTGCCAGAAACAGGACAAGGAAGATTACTTGTCCCTTTGTGCAATCCTAAAACAGCAGACAAACTGTTGCAGATGGCTGTAGCAATTGCCCGCGATCGCCATTATGAAATTGAATGTCTGCATGTCATTGTTGTACCCCGTCACCAACCGCTTACTGAAGCTAAAGTAAGTATGAGAGTTGGTCAACGCTTACTACTTCAGGCAATGCGTCTAGGACAAGCTTGGGATGTACCTGTACATACTCAAATCCGAATAGCGCATAATTTGTCGTCAGCCATTTTGCAAACTATTCAAGACCGTCATATCAATATGGTATTGATGGGTTGGAAAGGTGGCACAACCACACCAGGAAGGGTTTTTAGCCGTGTTGTTGATACAATGATTCGGCAAGCGGCTTGTGAAGTAGTTTTAGTTAAGCTTAACGACCAAAGTCATTTTGAGCGCTGGCTTGTGCCGATGGCTGGTGGCCCTAATTCCCAGCAGGCGATCGCCCTAATACCAGCATTAACTTCTCTCAGTAAAACACCAACAGTCAACTTATGTCAGGTATTTGAGCTAGAAGCCACCAAACCAGACACCACATCTTTAACAAAAGCGGCTAACTTTCTCCAACAACACCTGCATGGCGCAGTGATAACAACTCCAGTTCATGCTACTTCGGTTCCAGACGCGGTGCTAGAGTATGCCAAGCACAACCAAAGTGATGTGATTGTTTTAGGTGCTTCTCGTGAAGGCTTGTTGCAGCAGGTGGTACACGGTAATATTCCTGCAACTATTTCCCGTCATAGTCAACAGACAGTAATTTTAGTACGGGCAATTTCTACATAA
- a CDS encoding magnesium-protoporphyrin IX monomethyl ester aerobic oxidativecyclase — protein sequence MVDSVATPEPQLLKPGVKAPVAETLLTPRFYTTDFDAVAKLDISANEAEIRAIVDELRADYNRHHFVRDDEFKQSWDHITGEKRRAFIDFLERSCTSEFSGFLLFKELSRRLKKNNPLLSEAFEYMARDEARHAGFLNKSMADLKLSLDLNFLTKSRTYTFFPPEWIIYTVYLSEKIGYWRYILVNQHMQEHPEYQFYPLFRKFESWCQDENRHGDFFKALLRSQTKLWKSWQAKLWVRFFLLTVFATHTMTVFERASFYEAIGIHPRKYNNRVIQETNNTSARAFPLILNTNHPEFFWRLEQCSENNLKIVAINKSNQPSLVKFFQKIPPILAIVWNMLQLYLIKPIDTETTRGTVL from the coding sequence ATGGTCGATTCAGTGGCAACTCCAGAGCCTCAATTGCTGAAGCCGGGTGTTAAAGCACCTGTTGCAGAAACATTATTAACACCTAGGTTTTACACCACTGACTTTGATGCAGTGGCGAAATTGGACATATCGGCTAATGAGGCAGAAATCCGGGCGATCGTTGATGAACTGCGTGCTGACTATAACCGCCATCACTTTGTGCGTGATGATGAATTTAAACAATCATGGGATCACATTACAGGGGAAAAACGCCGCGCCTTTATTGACTTTTTAGAACGCTCTTGTACCTCAGAGTTTTCTGGCTTTCTGTTATTTAAAGAATTATCTCGCCGCCTGAAAAAGAATAACCCACTGTTATCAGAAGCCTTTGAATATATGGCTAGAGATGAAGCTCGCCATGCAGGATTTCTCAACAAATCAATGGCAGACTTAAAACTATCTCTAGACTTAAACTTTTTAACTAAGTCCCGCACATATACTTTCTTCCCGCCAGAGTGGATTATTTACACAGTTTACCTATCGGAGAAGATTGGTTACTGGCGTTATATCTTGGTTAATCAGCACATGCAGGAGCATCCAGAATACCAATTTTATCCACTGTTTCGCAAATTTGAGAGTTGGTGTCAAGACGAAAATCGACATGGGGATTTCTTTAAAGCATTGCTGCGATCGCAAACCAAACTCTGGAAAAGTTGGCAAGCCAAATTGTGGGTGCGGTTCTTTCTCCTGACTGTGTTTGCTACCCATACAATGACAGTATTTGAAAGGGCATCATTCTACGAAGCAATTGGTATCCATCCCCGTAAATACAACAACAGAGTTATTCAAGAAACAAACAATACTTCTGCACGAGCATTTCCCCTCATCCTCAATACAAATCACCCGGAATTTTTCTGGCGCTTAGAACAGTGTTCTGAGAACAACTTGAAAATCGTTGCAATTAACAAAAGTAATCAGCCAAGTTTGGTTAAATTCTTCCAAAAAATCCCGCCAATTCTCGCCATTGTTTGGAATATGTTACAGCTATATCTCATCAAACCAATCGATACAGAAACCACACGCGGCACAGTTCTGTAA
- a CDS encoding transglycosylase-associated protein, with the protein MNIIAWIILGLLAGAIAKAIYPGYQGGGILSTMILGIVGAFLGGSLYTLLQTGTLQLTATSFSLPGLFIAVIGAIIAIYLWGLLRRSSNA; encoded by the coding sequence ATGAATATTATTGCTTGGATAATATTAGGTCTTTTAGCTGGTGCGATCGCCAAAGCCATTTACCCAGGTTATCAAGGTGGCGGAATTCTTTCGACAATGATTTTAGGTATTGTTGGTGCTTTCCTTGGTGGAAGTTTATATACTTTGTTGCAAACGGGTACTTTGCAGTTGACAGCCACAAGTTTTAGTCTACCCGGTTTATTTATTGCAGTCATTGGTGCAATCATTGCTATTTACTTGTGGGGACTGCTGCGAAGAAGCAGTAATGCGTAA
- a CDS encoding Cl- channel voltage-gated family protein: MVSLGKSLWNRLSHKLFRPKRLAIFEACLIGLVSGLAAVLLGQGVGWLGGWRQHISNLFPAFYVLPIIGLVGGFTAGWLVEHIAPAAAGSGMSEVKAVLARVPMPLNLRIAVVKLLGATLVLATGIPLGREGPTVQIGAAIANQFSRWFPTSPDHRRQLIAAGAGAGLAAAFDAPIAGVLFVVEELLQDVSGITLGTAILASFIAAVVSRILGTHSLDLDLHFSRGDKPVKELAV; the protein is encoded by the coding sequence ATGGTAAGCCTCGGCAAAAGTCTTTGGAACCGCTTATCTCACAAGTTGTTCAGACCAAAACGCCTTGCTATTTTTGAAGCTTGCCTGATTGGTCTGGTTTCTGGACTAGCAGCTGTTTTATTAGGGCAAGGCGTGGGATGGCTGGGCGGATGGCGACAGCACATATCTAATTTGTTTCCAGCCTTTTATGTGCTACCAATCATTGGGTTGGTGGGTGGATTCACAGCAGGTTGGTTAGTAGAACATATCGCCCCCGCGGCGGCTGGTAGTGGGATGTCAGAAGTGAAGGCAGTGTTGGCAAGAGTACCCATGCCCCTCAACCTGCGAATTGCTGTGGTGAAATTGCTCGGTGCAACATTAGTTTTGGCTACAGGCATACCCTTGGGGAGGGAAGGCCCGACAGTGCAAATTGGAGCGGCCATAGCCAATCAGTTCAGTCGCTGGTTTCCGACTTCACCTGATCACCGCCGTCAGTTGATTGCTGCCGGAGCCGGTGCCGGATTAGCCGCAGCTTTTGATGCCCCGATCGCCGGGGTGTTGTTTGTAGTCGAAGAACTACTGCAAGATGTCTCTGGTATCACATTAGGAACAGCAATTCTCGCTTCATTTATCGCCGCTGTAGTTTCTCGAATTCTAGGTACTCATAGTCTAGATTTAGACTTGCATTTTTCAAGGGGCGACAAGCCAGTTAAAGAGCTTGCTGTATAA
- a CDS encoding cytochrome c biogenesis protein, transmembrane region yields the protein MLETLQTRIYELEQFANNLVANQLTHLSLLSVGIIFMAGLLTSLTPCMLSMLPITIGYIGGYEAKSRLQAAAQSTWFALGLATTLAGMGIIAGLVGKVYGQIGFGLPIIVSVIAIIMGLNLLEALPIQFPSLGETNWISPDLPPGVRSYFIGLTFGLVASPCSTPVLASLLTWVASTQDLILGAVLLLSYTAGYVAPLILAGTFTAAIKKLLELRRWSGWINPVSGALLVGFGVFSLISRIPFGSL from the coding sequence ATGTTGGAGACTTTACAAACTCGAATTTATGAACTCGAACAATTTGCCAACAACCTAGTTGCTAACCAACTCACACACCTGAGTTTATTGAGTGTTGGCATAATTTTTATGGCTGGCTTACTCACTAGCCTAACTCCCTGTATGTTGTCGATGCTACCCATTACCATCGGGTATATCGGGGGCTATGAAGCAAAAAGCCGCTTACAAGCAGCAGCCCAGTCAACTTGGTTTGCATTAGGGTTAGCAACTACCCTGGCTGGCATGGGTATCATAGCTGGTTTAGTAGGCAAAGTCTACGGACAAATCGGTTTTGGTTTACCAATTATTGTGAGTGTCATCGCCATTATTATGGGGTTGAACTTACTCGAAGCATTACCCATACAATTTCCTTCTTTGGGCGAGACAAACTGGATTTCCCCAGATTTACCTCCGGGAGTGCGTTCTTATTTTATCGGCTTAACTTTTGGCTTAGTGGCTTCTCCTTGCAGCACACCTGTTTTAGCGAGTTTACTAACTTGGGTCGCCAGCACACAAGACTTAATTTTAGGCGCAGTTTTGTTACTTTCTTATACAGCAGGGTATGTTGCACCATTAATTTTGGCAGGTACTTTTACCGCTGCGATCAAAAAACTACTGGAGTTGCGTCGTTGGTCTGGTTGGATTAACCCAGTCAGCGGGGCGCTATTGGTAGGATTTGGTGTTTTTTCTTTGATTTCTCGCATTCCCTTTGGCAGTTTGTAA
- a CDS encoding ResB-like protein, producing the protein MTLDNSASTESSWLSAPWRFMRKEVLPVLTDLRLAIALFLIIALFSISGTVIEQDQSVSFYRTNYPEHPALFGFLTWKVILIIGLNRVYHTWWFTALLILFGSSLSACTFTRQLPALKAAQRWKYYEEPRQFQKLALSAELDTAALNSLTPLLQNRRYKIFQDKDNILYARKGIVGRIGPIIVHIGIVTILVGGIWGSMTGFTAQEKIASGDRFQVENIINAGPWANTKHLKDWSLHVNRFWIDYTPSGSIDQFYSDMSVLDHDGKEIDRKTIFVNQPLRYRGVTFYQADWGISGVRFQFNNSPVFQLPMAALNTGPQQGRLWGTWLPTKPDLSEGVSLIVKDLQGMILIYDSKGQLINTVRAGMATEINGTNLKILEIIGSTGLQIKSDPGIPIVYGGFAILMAGVVMSYFSHSQIWALQKGDRLYVGGKTNRAQVAFEKEVLEILNGLNSQSTAAVG; encoded by the coding sequence ATGACTTTAGATAATTCAGCGTCTACAGAATCAAGTTGGTTGTCAGCACCTTGGCGCTTTATGCGAAAGGAGGTTTTGCCTGTACTGACAGACTTACGATTGGCGATCGCCTTATTCTTAATCATCGCCCTGTTTAGTATTAGCGGTACTGTGATTGAACAAGACCAGTCAGTCAGTTTCTATCGCACTAACTACCCAGAACATCCGGCTTTATTTGGTTTTCTGACGTGGAAGGTCATCTTAATAATTGGCTTAAACCGCGTATATCATACTTGGTGGTTTACCGCATTACTTATCTTGTTTGGTAGTAGTTTGAGCGCTTGTACATTCACACGTCAATTACCAGCCTTAAAAGCTGCTCAACGCTGGAAATATTATGAAGAACCCCGACAATTTCAAAAATTAGCTTTAAGCGCAGAATTAGATACAGCTGCTTTAAATTCTCTCACTCCATTATTACAAAATCGTCGTTATAAAATTTTTCAAGACAAAGATAATATCCTCTACGCCCGTAAAGGTATAGTCGGACGTATTGGCCCGATTATCGTGCATATTGGCATAGTCACGATTCTGGTGGGGGGAATTTGGGGGTCTATGACTGGATTTACCGCCCAAGAAAAAATTGCTAGTGGCGATAGATTTCAGGTAGAAAACATTATTAATGCTGGCCCTTGGGCAAACACCAAACACTTAAAAGATTGGTCATTGCATGTTAATCGTTTTTGGATTGATTACACACCCTCTGGGAGTATTGATCAATTTTATTCGGATATGTCGGTTTTAGATCATGACGGTAAAGAGATTGACCGTAAGACGATTTTTGTGAACCAACCTCTGCGTTATCGAGGCGTAACTTTCTATCAAGCAGATTGGGGCATCTCCGGTGTCCGGTTTCAATTTAATAACAGTCCTGTGTTTCAACTACCGATGGCGGCCTTGAATACAGGCCCTCAACAAGGAAGACTCTGGGGAACTTGGCTTCCTACTAAACCAGATTTGAGTGAGGGCGTGTCTTTGATTGTCAAAGATTTGCAAGGCATGATATTAATTTATGACTCCAAAGGTCAGTTAATTAATACCGTGCGTGCTGGTATGGCTACCGAAATCAATGGTACAAACTTGAAAATATTAGAAATTATTGGTAGTACTGGCTTACAAATCAAATCTGATCCTGGGATACCAATAGTTTATGGTGGTTTTGCCATTTTGATGGCGGGTGTAGTCATGAGTTACTTCTCCCATTCGCAAATTTGGGCATTACAAAAAGGCGATCGCTTGTATGTAGGTGGTAAAACCAATCGCGCTCAAGTTGCGTTTGAAAAAGAGGTCTTAGAAATTTTGAATGGACTGAATTCACAGTCAACAGCAGCCGTGGGATAG
- a CDS encoding oxygen independent coproporphyrinogen III oxidase: MVFISPGVKFDLDLVKKYDTAAPRYTSYPPATELNEAFTTADFHAAIAASNQRKSPLSFYFHIPFCQSACYFCGCNTVISNNKNIAKPYLEHLAQEIRNMSTLISPDRKVLQMHWGGGTPNYLDLDQVEFLWKKITQHFEFDPQAEISIEISPRYVDKEYIFFLRELGFNRVSFGIQDFNNEVQVAVNRIQPEELLFNVMDWIKAAKFDSVNVDLIYGLPYQTLQTFRETIKKTVALDPDRIVVFNFAYVPWLKPAQKNIPQEALPKPQEKLEILEMTIEELTNSEYLFIGMDHFAKPNDELAIAQRNRTLQRNFQGYTTHAGTDLFGFGATSISMLNDAYVQNHKQLKDYYQAVANNVLPVSKGIKLTQDDIIRRDVIMCIMSHFQLYKQDIAEKYHINFDQYFSQELEALQPLAADGLIKLSAHYIQITDIGRLLVRNIAVVFDAHNQKQDKQFSRTI, encoded by the coding sequence ATGGTATTCATATCACCTGGTGTCAAATTTGATTTGGATTTGGTCAAAAAGTACGACACAGCGGCACCAAGATACACTAGTTATCCACCTGCGACAGAGTTAAATGAAGCATTTACGACAGCTGATTTTCATGCGGCGATCGCCGCTTCCAATCAAAGAAAATCTCCGCTATCATTTTATTTCCACATCCCTTTTTGCCAAAGTGCTTGTTATTTCTGTGGCTGTAATACAGTAATTTCCAACAACAAAAATATTGCCAAACCTTATCTAGAACATTTAGCTCAAGAAATCAGGAATATGTCTACCTTGATTTCTCCAGATAGAAAAGTATTGCAAATGCACTGGGGTGGTGGTACACCCAATTACTTAGACCTTGACCAAGTAGAATTTCTCTGGAAAAAGATTACACAACATTTTGAGTTTGACCCCCAAGCAGAAATTTCCATTGAAATTAGTCCCCGCTATGTGGATAAAGAATATATTTTCTTTCTGCGGGAACTAGGATTTAATCGTGTTAGTTTTGGCATTCAAGACTTTAATAACGAAGTACAAGTAGCAGTCAATCGCATCCAGCCAGAAGAATTATTATTCAATGTCATGGACTGGATTAAAGCAGCCAAGTTTGACAGCGTAAATGTCGATTTAATTTATGGTTTACCTTATCAAACTCTCCAGACATTTCGAGAGACAATCAAAAAGACAGTTGCTCTAGATCCTGATCGAATTGTGGTGTTTAACTTTGCTTATGTGCCTTGGTTAAAACCAGCGCAAAAAAATATTCCGCAAGAGGCTTTACCTAAACCCCAAGAAAAGTTAGAAATCTTGGAAATGACCATTGAGGAATTAACCAATAGCGAGTATTTATTTATTGGTATGGATCATTTTGCCAAACCTAATGATGAATTAGCGATCGCCCAACGAAATCGCACCCTCCAGCGCAACTTTCAAGGCTACACTACCCACGCTGGCACAGATTTATTTGGGTTTGGTGCAACATCAATTAGTATGTTAAACGATGCCTATGTCCAAAACCATAAACAATTGAAAGATTATTATCAGGCAGTTGCTAACAATGTTTTACCTGTTAGTAAAGGTATCAAACTAACTCAAGATGATATTATCCGCCGAGATGTGATCATGTGCATTATGTCGCACTTTCAGTTGTATAAACAAGATATTGCCGAGAAATATCACATCAATTTTGATCAATATTTCTCTCAAGAACTAGAAGCATTGCAACCATTAGCAGCAGATGGACTGATTAAATTATCTGCCCATTACATTCAAATTACAGATATAGGCAGATTATTAGTGAGAAACATTGCTGTTGTTTTTGATGCTCATAATCAAAAGCAAGACAAGCAATTCTCCCGGACAATTTAA